A window from Oscillatoria salina IIICB1 encodes these proteins:
- a CDS encoding acetate and sugar kinases/Hsc70/actin family protein codes for MPHSVKLNQEEKNEPHWYLGIDFGTTGIAAVLLNVSNGKQYPLYWLSNNDRECDKSSFRLPTAVYCHPQSEKNQINSPLTIAWEALSFTQTRGGIFFENLKTYLKLGIPYYSREIQQWLPKLKLGEQIVSLYWIQEALEALLATLTPEYLKFNLRPLVKAVGLDKKALEAALESLEGVIFSAPIGWGEIYRFNLREAILKLKLCQRVEQIFFLEDAIATLLAYLPGKDESPSINTVTGYTLIINAGATTTELALVNLPTNPENLTYSDFYLASISAGGNDLDREIFLQLIYPQWSRNQAQLSAEINQPTDLARQERKAARLVKLILQHREQFTSQLGNRTWGVKRRDLEVRVIYPFLERINQRLNLLLSQTGISNELIETVICSGGAIATLERSLTQLLSTKFPEATVIKDTQEVRETRVATGLANLPLYPQVLERTSQQYSDLFLLCELLRIVDEESFTIEQIIQQLERRGINTNICRQRLIAILNGELPPGLIPQKVDRSKLAVSLHPNPEYQAIAAAPLFERENEFSYLPNLQQCQLLRAYFSSLLSRKKQELVEPLSLNLPSLH; via the coding sequence ATGCCTCATTCGGTAAAACTCAACCAGGAGGAGAAAAACGAACCTCACTGGTACTTAGGAATAGATTTTGGTACGACTGGTATTGCTGCGGTACTACTAAATGTGAGTAACGGTAAGCAATATCCCCTTTATTGGTTGTCAAACAACGATCGCGAGTGTGACAAATCTAGCTTTCGCTTACCCACTGCGGTATACTGCCATCCTCAGTCAGAGAAAAATCAGATAAACTCACCCTTAACGATCGCCTGGGAAGCATTATCCTTCACTCAAACCCGTGGCGGAATTTTTTTCGAGAACTTAAAAACTTACTTAAAATTAGGAATACCTTACTACAGTCGCGAGATCCAACAGTGGCTACCGAAATTAAAACTAGGAGAACAAATAGTTTCTCTTTATTGGATACAGGAAGCCCTAGAAGCCTTACTAGCAACCTTAACTCCAGAATACCTCAAATTCAATTTGAGACCTTTAGTTAAGGCTGTAGGACTCGATAAAAAAGCCCTAGAAGCCGCTTTAGAGAGCCTAGAAGGAGTGATTTTCAGCGCACCGATAGGATGGGGTGAAATTTATCGTTTTAACCTCAGAGAAGCAATTTTAAAGCTGAAACTGTGTCAGCGAGTAGAGCAAATCTTTTTTTTGGAAGACGCGATCGCTACCTTACTCGCTTATTTACCAGGAAAAGACGAATCTCCCAGCATCAATACCGTAACAGGTTATACCCTCATAATTAATGCAGGTGCGACAACCACAGAATTAGCCCTAGTAAATTTACCTACAAACCCAGAAAATCTAACTTACTCAGATTTTTACTTAGCTAGCATCTCCGCAGGAGGAAACGACCTCGATCGCGAAATTTTCCTTCAGTTAATTTATCCTCAATGGTCGCGAAATCAAGCACAATTGAGCGCAGAAATCAACCAACCTACCGATCTTGCACGACAAGAAAGAAAAGCAGCGCGGTTAGTCAAACTAATTTTGCAACATCGCGAACAATTCACCTCGCAACTCGGAAATCGCACTTGGGGAGTCAAACGACGAGACTTAGAAGTTCGCGTAATTTATCCCTTTTTAGAACGAATTAACCAACGACTCAACCTCCTCTTGAGTCAAACTGGTATTTCCAACGAACTGATTGAGACAGTAATTTGTAGTGGTGGAGCGATCGCCACTTTAGAGCGATCGCTAACTCAATTACTTTCAACTAAATTTCCAGAAGCGACGGTAATTAAAGATACCCAAGAAGTCAGAGAAACGCGAGTAGCCACAGGATTAGCTAACCTACCCTTGTATCCACAAGTTTTAGAGCGAACCTCTCAGCAATATAGCGATCTCTTTTTGCTCTGCGAACTTTTGCGCATTGTGGATGAAGAATCCTTCACCATCGAACAAATAATCCAACAATTAGAACGTCGTGGTATAAATACCAACATTTGCAGACAGCGCTTAATAGCTATACTGAACGGCGAACTACCTCCGGGATTAATACCCCAAAAAGTCGATCGTAGTAAACTAGCAGTAAGCCTACACCCCAATCCAGAATATCAAGCGATCGCCGCCGCACCTCTGTTTGAGCGAGAAAACGAATTTTCCTATCTTCCTAACCTCCAACAATGTCAACTTCTCAGAGCATATTTCTCCTCTCTCCTCTCCCGAAAAAAGCAAGAGCTAGTCGAACCACTCAGC